A single region of the Malaclemys terrapin pileata isolate rMalTer1 chromosome 2, rMalTer1.hap1, whole genome shotgun sequence genome encodes:
- the NKX6-3 gene encoding homeobox protein Nkx-6.3: MDSNLQGTFLLNSPSLAPFPEAKAPMCQYAVQNSFYKLSPPGLSAQLAAGTPHGITDILSRPNSSLLSAYPHAGGFNGLGSQPVYYGSQVGPFAKAGSDYPSRGRDCWADPGQDWRGGRPCGSTPAHLADSIHKKKHTRPTFTGHQIFALEKTFEQTKYLAGPERARLAYSLGMTESQVKVWFQNRRTKWRKKSTLEPSSSSQRAVGERAASETEDDEYNKPLDPDSDDEKIRLLLRKHRAAFSVLSLGTHSG, from the exons ATGGACTCCAACCTGCAGGGGACTTTCCTGCTCAACAGCCCCTCGCTGGCCCCCTTCCCGGAGGCGAAGGCCCCCATGTGCCAGTATGCGGTGCAGAACTCCTTCTACAAGCTCAGCCCGCCAGGACTCAGCGCCCAGCTGGCAGCTGGCACGCCGCACGGCATCACCGATATCCTGAGCCGGCCAAACAGCAGCCTGCTCTCAGCCTACCCCCACGCAGGCGGCTTCAAcggcctgggctcccagcccgtCTACTACGGATCCCAGGTGGGGCCCTTCGCCAAGGCAGGGAGTGACTACCCGTCCCGGGGCAGGGACTGCTGGGCAGACCCCGGTCAGGACTGGCGAGGAGGCCGACCGTGTGGCAGCA CCCCGGCTCACCTGGCCGACAGCATCCACAAGAAGAAGCACACGCGCCCCACCTTCACCGGCCACCAGATCTTTGCGCTGGAGAAAACCTTTGAGCAGACCAAGTACCTGGCAGGGCCTGAGCGGGCGCGTCTGGCCTATTCCCTCGGCATGACCGAGTCGCAGGTGAAG GTGTGGTTCCAGAACCGACGGACCAAGTGGCGGAAGAAGAGCACGCTGGAGCCCTCGTCCTCCTCGCAGCGGGCGGTGGGCGAGCGGGCCGCCTCTGAGACCGAGGACGACGAGTACAACAAGCCCCTGGACCCCGACTCGGACGACGAGAAGATCCGTCTGCTGCTGAGGAAGCACCGGGCTGCCTTCTCGGTGCTCAGCCTGGGAACCCACAGCGGCTGA
- the GPAT4 gene encoding glycerol-3-phosphate acyltransferase 4 isoform X1 has translation MFLLLPFNSLVVNLLGISLTVLFTLLLVFIIVPAIFGVSFGIRRIYMKTLLKIFRWATLRIERGAKEKNHPLYKPYVNGIIAKEPTSLEEEIKEIRRSGSSKALDAPEFELSDIFYFCRKGIETIMDDEVTKRFSAEELESWNLLSRTNYNFQYISLRLTVLWGLGVLIRYCFLLPLRIALAFTGISLLVVGTTVVGYLPNGRWKEFLSKHVHLMCYRICVRALTAIITYHDQENRPQNGGICVANHTSPIDVIILASDGYYAMVGQIHGGLMGVIQRAVVKACPHVWFERSEVKDRHLVAKRLTEHVQDKSKLPILIFPEGTCINNTSVMMFKKGSFEIGATVYPVAIKYDPQFGDAFWNSSKYGMVTYLLRMMTSWAIVCSVWYLPPMTRQPEEDAVQFANRVKSAIARQGGLVDLLWDGGLKREKVKDTFKEEQQKLYSKTIVGNHEDRSRS, from the exons ATGTTCCTCCTGCTCCCCTTTAACAGCCTGGTTGTTAACCTGCTGGGAATCTCCCTGACCGTCCTCTTCACACTGCTTCTGGTTTTCATCATTGTGCCAGCCATTTTTGGGGTCTCCTTTGGCATCCGCAGGATTTACATGAAAACACTCTTAAAGATTTTCCGG TGGGCGACGCTGAGGATAGAGCGTGGCGCCAAGGAGAAGAACCACCCACTGTACAAGCCCTATGTAAATG GTATCATTGCAAAGGAGCCCACGTCCCTGGAGGAGGAGATCAAAGAGATCCGCCGGAGTGGCAGCAGCAAAGCCCTGGACGCACCTGAGTTCGAGCTCTCTGACATCTTCTACTTCTGCCGCAAGGGCATCGAGACCATCATGGACGACGAGGTGACCAAGCGGTtctcagctgaggagctggagtCTTGGAACTTGCTTAGCCGGACCAACTACAACTTCCAGTACATCAGCCTGCgcctcactgtgctgtgggggctgggtgtgctCATCCGGTACTGCTTCCTGCTGCCACTCAG gaTTGCCCTGGCCTTCACAGGCATCAGCTTGTTGGTGGTTGGCACCACAGTGGTGGGATATTTGCCCAATGGAAG GTGGAAGGAGTTCCTGAGCAAGCACGTTCACCTGATGTGTTACCGGATCTGCGTGCGTGCCCTCACCGCCATCATCACCTACCATGACCA GGAAAACAGACCCCAAAATGGAGGCATCTGCGTGGCTAATCACACCTCCCCCATTGACGTGATCATCCTGGCCAGCGATGGTTACTACGCTATG GTGGGTCAGATCCACGGGGGGCTCATGGGTGTGATCCAGAGGGCTGTGGTGAAGGCGTGTCCCCATGTCTGGTTCGAACGCTCTGAAGTCAAAGATCGCCACCTCGTGGCCAAAAG GCTGACAGAGCACGTCCAGGACAAGAGCAAActgcccatcctcatcttccCGGAAG GCACCTGCATCAACAACACGTCTGTGATGATGTTCAAGAAGGGAAGCTTTGAAATTGGAGCCACAGTCTACCCAGTAGCCATCAAG TATGACCCGCAGTTTGGAGATGCCTTTTGGAACAGCAGCAAGTACGGAATGGTGACCTACCTGCTGAGGATGATGACCAGCTGGGCCATCGTCTGCAGCGTCTGGTACCTGCCCCCCATGACCAGGCAG CCTGAAGAGGATGCTGTCCAGTTTGCCAATCGGGTGAAGTCAGCAATTGCCAGGCAGGGAGGCCTTGTGGATCTGCTGTG GGACGGGGGCCTGAAGAGGGAGAAAGTGAAGGACACGTTCAAGGAGGAGCAGCAGAAACTCTACAGCAAGACCATCGTTGGCAACCATGAGGACCGGAGCCGCTCCTGA
- the GPAT4 gene encoding glycerol-3-phosphate acyltransferase 4 isoform X2: MGAGERYSITPSPCPGWATLRIERGAKEKNHPLYKPYVNGIIAKEPTSLEEEIKEIRRSGSSKALDAPEFELSDIFYFCRKGIETIMDDEVTKRFSAEELESWNLLSRTNYNFQYISLRLTVLWGLGVLIRYCFLLPLRIALAFTGISLLVVGTTVVGYLPNGRWKEFLSKHVHLMCYRICVRALTAIITYHDQENRPQNGGICVANHTSPIDVIILASDGYYAMVGQIHGGLMGVIQRAVVKACPHVWFERSEVKDRHLVAKRLTEHVQDKSKLPILIFPEGTCINNTSVMMFKKGSFEIGATVYPVAIKYDPQFGDAFWNSSKYGMVTYLLRMMTSWAIVCSVWYLPPMTRQPEEDAVQFANRVKSAIARQGGLVDLLWDGGLKREKVKDTFKEEQQKLYSKTIVGNHEDRSRS; the protein is encoded by the exons atgggggctggggagaggtatTCCATAacgccctccccctgccccggg TGGGCGACGCTGAGGATAGAGCGTGGCGCCAAGGAGAAGAACCACCCACTGTACAAGCCCTATGTAAATG GTATCATTGCAAAGGAGCCCACGTCCCTGGAGGAGGAGATCAAAGAGATCCGCCGGAGTGGCAGCAGCAAAGCCCTGGACGCACCTGAGTTCGAGCTCTCTGACATCTTCTACTTCTGCCGCAAGGGCATCGAGACCATCATGGACGACGAGGTGACCAAGCGGTtctcagctgaggagctggagtCTTGGAACTTGCTTAGCCGGACCAACTACAACTTCCAGTACATCAGCCTGCgcctcactgtgctgtgggggctgggtgtgctCATCCGGTACTGCTTCCTGCTGCCACTCAG gaTTGCCCTGGCCTTCACAGGCATCAGCTTGTTGGTGGTTGGCACCACAGTGGTGGGATATTTGCCCAATGGAAG GTGGAAGGAGTTCCTGAGCAAGCACGTTCACCTGATGTGTTACCGGATCTGCGTGCGTGCCCTCACCGCCATCATCACCTACCATGACCA GGAAAACAGACCCCAAAATGGAGGCATCTGCGTGGCTAATCACACCTCCCCCATTGACGTGATCATCCTGGCCAGCGATGGTTACTACGCTATG GTGGGTCAGATCCACGGGGGGCTCATGGGTGTGATCCAGAGGGCTGTGGTGAAGGCGTGTCCCCATGTCTGGTTCGAACGCTCTGAAGTCAAAGATCGCCACCTCGTGGCCAAAAG GCTGACAGAGCACGTCCAGGACAAGAGCAAActgcccatcctcatcttccCGGAAG GCACCTGCATCAACAACACGTCTGTGATGATGTTCAAGAAGGGAAGCTTTGAAATTGGAGCCACAGTCTACCCAGTAGCCATCAAG TATGACCCGCAGTTTGGAGATGCCTTTTGGAACAGCAGCAAGTACGGAATGGTGACCTACCTGCTGAGGATGATGACCAGCTGGGCCATCGTCTGCAGCGTCTGGTACCTGCCCCCCATGACCAGGCAG CCTGAAGAGGATGCTGTCCAGTTTGCCAATCGGGTGAAGTCAGCAATTGCCAGGCAGGGAGGCCTTGTGGATCTGCTGTG GGACGGGGGCCTGAAGAGGGAGAAAGTGAAGGACACGTTCAAGGAGGAGCAGCAGAAACTCTACAGCAAGACCATCGTTGGCAACCATGAGGACCGGAGCCGCTCCTGA